One Apis cerana isolate GH-2021 linkage group LG15, AcerK_1.0, whole genome shotgun sequence DNA window includes the following coding sequences:
- the LOC133667362 gene encoding uncharacterized protein LOC133667362 — MAMTISLVLIYINFSVTNVTERARYTSRRFFPREQRPSEGERRPVCPTIRLSAYVVVWLGNVRDLGYYLTQLTRSSLRKSTIIVKKKNKLGATDDEAQGERDSKWQW, encoded by the exons ATGGCAATGACAATTTCCCTTGTTTTGATTTACATCAACTTCTCAGTAACAAACGTAACTGAAAGAGCACGGTATACATCTCGTAGATTTTTTCCACGCGAACAGCGGCCATCAGAGGGGGAACGGAGACCAGTCTGTCCGACGATCAGGCTTTCTGCATACGTCGTAGTTTGGCTTGGCAACGTACGTGACCTAGGCTACTATCTTAC CCAACTAACGCGATCAAGCTTGAGGAAATCGACGATAATAgttaagaagaagaacaagtTGGGAGCCACTGACGACGAAGCTCAAGGTGAACGAGATTCAAAGTGGCAATGGTGA